The genomic interval GCCAATGCTGCTGTAGATGGTGCTCAAATCGCTTTGTTATTGTCTCATCGAAAATCTCAGTATCATCTTGTCCTTGATAAAGTTTGTGCTAGTAACAAATGGTCTCCTTTTTATCTAAATTATGTTAGCCCTCGTTCCTTTTTTGATATCGCTACTTATGAGAATATGTTGGTTAAGTCAGGATTAAGCGTAGTTGAGATAGTTGAAGAAGAAATGATCTATTTTTATAAATCGCCGAAACAACTTAAAGAGTTTTTCAAAGCCGCAGGCGCTCAAATTAAATTAGTTCCTGATCAATTAAAAGAAGATTTTCTTAATGATTTTTCTACGGAATTTATCAATCAAGTTGGTTTAACTGATCATGATCAGATTCCTGTTAGCTTCTGGTGTTTACAAATTATTGCAAAAAAACCGATTGCTAAAATGACGCATTCATCTGAAATAAATACGTCTATACATTCCACTTTATTTTCTAAGCTTTAATTTAAAATGGTTTAAGTGTTTATCAATAAACGACAGAAAAGTTCCATGGGGCTTGAACAGCAAGCTGCGCAGACTATTAACCAAGATATATACTAATATTGTATATATTATATGAGTATATATCTGTATATATTAATATATATTTAATTTTCCATAACCAGTTGAAGTTTGTTGTCTTTTATTAATTGATCCAGGCCTTTTCTTATAAGATAATTCATTATCCCTTGCTTGTTTCCATGACAATAATTTTCAATGTCTGTTGCAATATCTTTTTTTAAATAAAGCAGTACAGGTTTCTTCTCGCACTCATTTTCCCTGTCTATCCTCCCTGAAAAGCTTAATAAAATATCTTCCTGAGATGGCTTTTTAATGGCTTCTTTTGAATTTATAATTGCATTTGCGCTTTCTATAAAATCTTCTACTGTTTTAGGGGCGCCTAACTTATTTCTGTTTCGGTGATGAGATCCTAAAGACATATATTAGCCTCCATATCTAAATTGGCCATTTCCATGATGGAGTGAAATTCTTCTCGGTATATTTCTTTATATAAGGAGATAATGTCATTGCTTGCTTTATGTAAGTATTTTTGTGCTCGATATGCAGGTAATTTTTTATATTCATCTGCCTCAAATTCTACAACGGAGCATGAGTTTGATATTGAATATTTAAAAGATACTCGATGTCCTATGGTAGTATCACAGACATGTAAATTTGGGAATGAATCCTTGATTACAATTTTTGCTTCATCTGTGGTTTTTGTTTGTGCATGAGTTGAGCATGCATTCAATATTATATGAGCCCTTAAATTAGGATTATATGTTTGAGAAAGTTCAGAAAGCTCTTCGATAGTTTCCAGCGTATCCATATCGAACTCAGATGGTTGAATAGGGGAATACCAATTAGAAACTGATTTAGCAACTAGCGCAGATCTCAATTCAACAGAGTCTCTTCCTCCAACATCTACAATTATACTTTCATACCGAGTCGCCATTCTGTCTAATTCAGAATTTAGATGTTTCCCTAAGATATTTACACATGTAATATCGGGTTTTACACCATTACCATTTCGTCTATCAAAAAACTTTGCTCCAGATCGTTGTTTGTCAGCATCAACAAATAGAACGTCACTTCCCATTAGTGCTCTCATTATAGCTAAATTAACAGCAATGGTTGTTTTTCCCGTCCCACCTTTTTCGCCACCCAGAACAATTACATTTGCTTTATTATTAGTTGCCATAGTATCTCCTTATTGGTTATTAAAATAATACCAATAATATATATATATAGCAATATACAAAGATATACTTGTATATATCACAGGGTTCTCTGGCTATACTAAAATTAAATTTAAAAACGAGTTATTTTTCAACGGGTTAAATGTATATACATGTATATACTAGTGTATATTAGCGTAGTATAGTATATTATTAGTGAATAAAATCAATGAGTTAGAGCTCTGGTTTTATTGACATAATTTTTTATTAAGAGTAATTTATATAGAACAAAATAGCTTCTTACAAAAGTATATTTGAAACGGTTAAATGAATTATCAGTAGGTGAAAGGGAAAAATGCAGCGAACATAATATTAATTTTATATAAATAAAAAAAGCCCGTTGGCGCGGGCTTCTTCGGTTAACGCTAATATATATAACCTCAACAATTATATCTTAGCGCTAACTAATTGATTAGTCAACAATTAGCTACCGCTAAGGATATGGTGCGCGTGCAAGAAGGTGTGTTGGTGAAGGATTGCATTGATTTCGTCGAGAAATCAACAGGCAAAGAGTATAAAGCCCGTAGGGCAGGGGTGGTGCGCCAAGGCAATTGGTGCGGCCATGATCCTGATTCTCCACGATTTTTTCAAAAGCCAGAAAGTCATAAAGCTCGCCCTAAAATAATTACCTGGGCGATAGATGCCTGGCAGCGTTTTTACTGTTTACCTAACTCATATTTTAAAGACATTCGTATGCGTCGCAATTCAACTCGTCAACAGCGCTCAGAAGCACGCGAAGCCTTGGCAAGTATTTCTCAGGTATTATTACATTACACTGAGCTTGCAAGCCTTAGGGTAGGTGTTCCGCATGCAAGCGAAGGGTTTCGCTCTCTGACTATTGAGTTTCTTGCCGATAAAGCAGGTATTGGTTTAAAACGCGCTCAACGTGCGATTAAATTATTAGTTCGTGCGGGTTATTTAAAAATGATTGAGCGCTTTGATGTAACAGAAAAAGAGGGCAAAGAACGCTTTATTGGTCTTGCCGCAGTAAAGTGTTTAACCCCTGCCTTTTTTAAAGCCTGCAACATTAATTTACAAGCCTTATCCGCACAACGAGGGCTTGCGCGTAAACGCCTTAATAAGAAACGAAGTACTTTTATTGCTAATGCCCAAGAATCGCAAGCAGCCGTCCGAAATATTATTGATTTTATCGCACCCCAAGGGAATGCTAAAACCCATATTAACACAATGAAGGGGTTACTTAAAGGCGAGCAAAAGATGTCGGAGCAGTTGCGCGAAAAGGAGCGCAAACGAAGAGATTCCCTTGGTCGTCAGTATAATCCTCAAGAATAGAGTGCTTAATCCCCTCAATAGAAACCCTTATGACCTACTGGCCTTCCTATACCTCAAATTTCTCTAAACCCCCTAAACATCAACCAAAGCATCGTTATTTTAAATGGCATTCAAAAACAAGCTGTATTTAATCTAAAAACATGTGAATTAGCAGGAATAACCCAGCTATTTCCATGAAAGTCACTGTATATAATTTGTCATAATGAAATTTAAGTGTCTTATAGAATAGATATTAAGTGTCTGCTCTTACTTATAGTCCTATTTAAACCTTCTTGAATATTATCCACAGAACAACCTTGTGGATAATTAATAATAAGGAATTCGCTACGCTCATAACTTAATACTTATTTTAAAAGGAATTGGCCTATGGCCAATAATCAAATAAAAAAACAAACAAAGCAATAATTAAAGATCGATTGCCTCATCACTCATCACTCAATCGCAATAAAAGATAACTCCGCATTTTATTAAGAACAATGACTACTCACTCGCTTCGCGCGCTCCGTTCCTCATTGTTCTTAATAAAATACTCCGTTATTTTTATTTTTGCGACTGAGCGATGAATGACGAGGCATAAATCTAAATCTATCTTTTAAACTGCTTTAAATGAATTCGCTTCGCTCATAACTATTAAATGCTCATAAGCTCAAAAATCAAAGGCAGGGGGTCAAAAACAAACCATTGTTGGTGAGTCGACCGAGGGAACTTCCCCCTCAGCCGCTCGCAGAACCGGACATGATACTCTCGCATCATCCGGCTCCCATTAAGTCAACGCACCGAACATACCTTCGCGCCAATGAATGAACAGCGTAGGCATTTCTTTATGGATTCGTTCCATTAGTTTGCCTGCTTTGGTTCTGCTGTTCCCCAATGATTTATACTTCTTCTTTGCCCAGGCCAACAACATATTGTTGACGCACCGCCAAACTCGATACATAGCGGATCGTGAGTATTTTCCATAATACGCAAGCCATCCCCTTAGCATCGGGTTGATGAAGTCAGCCAGTTCTTGAAGACTCAAGGAAGTGTTATTTCTCCAGCTGCCCCTCCGCAGTTTCAATGTCATTGCCTTCACGGCCTTTAATGATACCACCGGAGTGAAGCCAATGAAGAAACTGTTTCTTGACTTGACTTTGACTCGTCTTGCTTTGAACGTATAGCC from Legionella antarctica carries:
- a CDS encoding division plane positioning ATPase MipZ, translated to MATNNKANVIVLGGEKGGTGKTTIAVNLAIMRALMGSDVLFVDADKQRSGAKFFDRRNGNGVKPDITCVNILGKHLNSELDRMATRYESIIVDVGGRDSVELRSALVAKSVSNWYSPIQPSEFDMDTLETIEELSELSQTYNPNLRAHIILNACSTHAQTKTTDEAKIVIKDSFPNLHVCDTTIGHRVSFKYSISNSCSVVEFEADEYKKLPAYRAQKYLHKASNDIISLYKEIYREEFHSIMEMANLDMEANICL
- a CDS encoding group II intron maturase-specific domain-containing protein; amino-acid sequence: MICFIINHEITSIVRGYNSYAERVVAGFKSDVTHLHTYLDLPRYCKDGARKGRYGNKSFDFLGYTFKARRVKVKSRNSFFIGFTPVVSLKAVKAMTLKLRRGSWRNNTSLSLQELADFINPMLRGWLAYYGKYSRSAMYRVWRCVNNMLLAWAKKKYKSLGNSRTKAGKLMERIHKEMPTLFIHWREGMFGALT